DNA sequence from the Methanolobus sp. ZRKC5 genome:
TTAAAAGAGTAGTCATCAGGAAAGATGGGGACGAATATACGCTTTATACTGAAGGTTCACAGCTTAAAGAAGTACTTCAGATAGAAGGAATAGATGCTACAAGGACATATACCAACAACATCGGAGAGATATACGAAGTGTTTGGTATCGAAGCTGCAAGAAATGCGATCATAAAAGAAGCTACTGACACACTTGCAGAGCAGGGTCTTACTGTTGATATCAGACACATAATGCTTGTATCTGACATCATGTGTTGTGATGGAGAAGTAAAACAGATCGGAAGACATGGAATTTCAGGAGAGAAGGCCAGTGTATTTGCACGTGCCGCCTTTGAAGTTACTGTAACCCATCTGCTTGATGCCGGTATGCGTGGAGATCGCGATGAACTTAATGGTGTTACCGAGAATATTATAGTAGGACAGCCTATTAAACTGGGCACAGGAGATGTTCATCTTGTTACGAGATGAACTTCCAATATTATAATACAAAGAACAACCAGAAAGTTGATATACGGAATCACTTATTAATACAAATCTCAAACTGACATTATAAATGAGTTGACATAAATGGATATTAACATTGACAAAGCACTGATCAAAGTGATCAGAACCGGAAAGGTGATAATTGGATCTAACAGGACTATCGATGCTGCCATGAACAATGAAGCAAAAATGGTCATACTTGCCGCAAACTGCCCTGCAGATGTAAGAGCAAAGATCGAAAGCCTAGATGTACCGATACTTAACTACTCCGGCACAGGAACAGAACTTGGACCTGCCTGCGGAAAACCATTTCTCATTGCTGCAATGGCCGTCATTGATAGCGGTGAATCTGATATTCTGGCTGCCGCTGCTTAAAGGAGTTGCGATATTTGGGCGAGATCAGGTTATCCACTGAAAGCATCAGGTATATCGCATTATTTGAAAATGTCACAGGTGCAGCGGTTAAAGATTGCATTATCGATGACGATAGAATAATATATGTGATAAACACAGGCGATATGGGTGCTGCTATCGGAAGAAACGGGGACCACATTAACCGTGTGAAGAAAACAGTGGATAAACTTATCGATCTTGTCGAATACTCGGACGAACCTGCTACGTTCATAAAGAACGCATTCGGTCCGGTATCGGTCAAATCGGTGAACATCACAAGCAGGAACAATAAGCGATTGGCTTATGTAGAAGTATCTAATAAAGACAAGGGTCTTGCCATAGGACGGAATGGGAAAAACATTGAAAAGGTAAAACTTGTCGCTAAGAGGCATCATGATATAGATGATGTCATCCTGCAGTGATAATTCAAATAATATCATATACTCATCAAAGACATAGATTGGAGGACATAATTATGCCAAATGGAAAATACGCAGCTCATACACTTCAACGCATGCGAAAGGATGCAAGATGGAAAGATTCACGCTATAACAGGCGTACACTCGGACTTGACGTTAAAGCGGACCCTCTTGGAGGCGCACCTCAGGGAAGAGGCATTGTGCTTGAGAAAGTAGGAATCGAGGCTAAGCAGCCAAACTCAGCTATCAGGAAATGTGTTAGAATACAGTTGATCAAGAACGGACGTCAGGTGTCAGCTTTCTGCCCTGGTGACGGTGCTATCAACTTTATCGACGAGCACGATGAAGTTACAGTAGAGAGAATTGGTGGCCGTATGGGTGGTGCAATGGGTGATATTCCCGGAGTACGCTTCAAGGTCACTGCTGTAAACAATGTATGCTTAAGAGAGATGGTTATTGGCCGAAAAGAGAAACCAAGGAGATAATTAAATGTACAAGTTATTTGAAAAATGGGATCTCACTGAAGTAGAGGTCACTGACCAGGGAATTAAAAGGTATGTGAACCTCGATCCGGTGATTATCCCTCACTCAAACGGAAAGCATGCAAGACAGCAATTCAACAAATCAGATATCTGTATCGTTGAACGTCTTGTTAACAACGTTATGCGCAATGCGCAGAACACCGGAAAGAAGCAGAACGCAATGAGAGTTGTTTCTGAAGCATTAGACATTATTAGCACAAGAACCAAAAAGAACCCCGTACAGGTTCTGGTAGAAGCTATATCTAACGCTGGACCAAGGGAAGAAGTAGTTAGACTTAAGTACGGCGGAATATCCGTACCAAAGGCAGTAGACACTGCTCCGCAGAGACGTGTTGACAGCGCACTCAGATACATTACAATGGGTGCAAATAAGGCTTCGTTCAAATCCAAGAGAAGTGCAGCAGATTGTCTTGCAGCAGAAATAGTTGCAGCTTCAAACCGTGATGCAAAATGCTTCTCCATCAACAAGAAGGATGGAAAGGAAAGAGTTGCGAAGGCAGCACGTTAATGCAAATCCTGCCACTTAGTAAATAAGGATAAGGTAATTAATATGGCAAGAAATGATAAAATGGTTGACCGTGTTGCAGCGCTCATGGGCGAACCAAAGATGATACGTAACATTGGTATTGTTGCGCACATTGATCACGGAAAGACAACCCTGTCAGACAACCTTCTTGCAGGCGCAGGCATGCTCTCAAAAGAGCTTGCCGGTAACGCTTGCTGGACTGACTCTGATGCAGAAGAACAGGAAAGAGGTATTACCATTGATTCAGCGAACGTTTCAATGGTCCACGAATATGATGGCGAGGAATACCTCATTAACCTTATTGATACACCAGGTCACGTAGACTTTGGTGGTGACGTTACACGTGCAATGCGTGCAGTAGATGGTGCTGTAGTGGTTATTGACGCTGTAGAAGGTACAATGCCACAGACAGAGACTGTTCTCAGACAGGCATTAAAGGAACACGTCAAGCCAGTTCTGTTCATCAACAAAGTTGACCGTCTCATCAATGAGTTACAGGTCGACGGGCAGGAAATGCAGATCAGACTCGGCAAACTTATCGATCACGTAAACAAGCTCATCAAAGGTATGAACGAAGAGCGTTACAAGGCAGGATGGAAAGTTGACGCAGCAGAAGGTACCGTAGCTTTCGGTTCAGCATTATACAACTGGGCTATCAGCGTACCAATGATGCAGAAGACCGGAGTCAGTTTCCAGCAGATCTATGATTACAATAAAGCAGGCCCTGAGGAGATAAAGGAACTTGCAGACAAGTGTCCACTCCATGAAGTCCTAAACGATATGGTTATCAGGTTCCTCCCATCCCCTCTTGTAGCACAGGAAGGAAGGGTAAACGCTATCTGGCACGGAGATAAGGAATCCAATATCGGCAAGTCAATGATCAATGCGGACCCTGAGGGTGAGCTTGCATTCATGGTAACAGATATTACGATGGACCCACATGCAGGTGAAGTTGCAACCGGAAGGTTGTTCAGCGGATCACTCAAACGTGGTATGGAAGTTTACGTATCCGGTGCATCAAAAACTAACAGAATTCAACAGGTCGGTGTTTTCATGGGTCCAAAGAGACTTGAAGTGGAGAACATCCCTGCTGGAAACATTGCAGCTGTGACCGGACTTAAAGATGCTATCGTCGGTTCAACAGTAACCACCCTTGACGGCATGATGCCTTTCGAGAGTATCACCCACGCAAGTGAACCTGTAGTTACCGTTGCAGTCGAAGCTAAGCATATGAAGGACCTTCCAAAACTTGTAGAAGTATTGAGACAGGTTGCAAAGGAAGACCCAACACTTAAGATCACACTTGACGAAGAAACCGGTGAGCACTTAATGGCTGGTATGGGTGAACTTCACCTCGAAGTTATTGCTCACAGAATTGAGCGCGATAAGGGTGTAGAGATCACAACCACACCACCTTTGGTAGTTTATCGTGAGACCATTCGTGGCAGTGCAGGACCAGTAGAAGGTAAGTCACCAAACAGACACAACAGATTCTATGTTACAGTTGAGCCTCTTGCACAGGAAGTAAGGGATCTTATCAAAGCCGGTGAGATATCAATGCGCATGCCTGAGGTAGAGCGCAGAGAAAAACTCATGGCAGCTGGTATGACCAAAGACGAAGCTAAGGGTATTGCAGACATCTTTGAGAGCAATGTTTACATTGATGTCACAAAAGGTATCCAGCATCTCAATGAAACCATGGAACTCATCCTTGAAGGATTCCAGGAAGTAATGAAGGCAGGACCTCTCTCAAGAGAACCATGCATGGGTGTAAAGGTAAAGCTCGTTGATGCAAAGTTACACGAAGATGCAGTCCACAGAGGACCTGCACAGGTAATACCTGCATCCAGACAAGGTATCCAGGCAGCAATGTTAATGGCAGACGATACACTTCTTGAACCGTACCAGAAAGTATTCATCCAGGTGCCACAGGATAGTATGGGTGGCGCAACCAAGGAAATTCAGGGACGTCGTGGTACTATCATTGATATGGGCTCAGAAGGCGACATGACCATCATTGAATCAAGAGCACCAGTGTCCGAACTGTTCGGATTTGCAGGAGATATCAGATCAGCAACCGAAGGCCGCGCAATGTGGAGTACAGAGTTTGCAGGATTTGACACACTTCCAACAAACCTGACAGCAGAAGTTGTTAGTGGCATAAGAGAAAGAAAGGGACTCAAGAAGGACCTACCACAGGCATCTGACTACATGAGTATGTAATTGCGGAAATTTGCAGCTTTTTGCTGCAAAAATCCTATTTTGTCAGAAAGGTTTAAACGTAAAAAGACCTATTATGGCAAATCAAACTGATATATTATAATTGATTTAAATAAAGGAGATATGAAAATGGCAGCTGACAAACCACACATGAACTTGGCAGTTATTGGTCACATTGACCACGGCAAGTCAACCCTTGTCGGAAGATTAATGTTCGAGACAGGAGCAGTACCTGCTCACCTTATCGAGAAGTACAAGGCAGAAGCAAAAGAAAAGGGTAAAGAGTCTTTCGCATTCGCATGGGTCATGGACTCACTTAAGGAAGAGCGTGAAAGAGGTATCACAATCGATATCGCTCACAAGAGATTCGACACCGACAAGTACTACTTTACAATTGTGGACTGTCCAGGCCACCGTGACTTTGTAAAGAACATGATCACTGGTGCATCCCAGGCTGACGCAGCTATTCTTGTAGTCGCAGCACCTGATGGTGTAATGGACCAGACAAAAGAGCACGTGTTCCTTTCAAGAACCCTTGGTATCAACCAGCTCATCATTGCTGTAAACAAGATGGATGCATCAAAATACAGCGAAGAGAGATACAATGAGGTTAAGGAACAAGTAAGCCAGCTCCTCGGTATGGTAGGATTCAAGGCATCAGAGATTCCATTCATTCCAACATCCGCATTTGAGGGCGACAACATATCAGATTCAAGCGCAAACACACCATGGTACAAAGGTCCATCTATCCTTGAAGCACTTGACCTCCTTGTTGAACCAGATAAGCCAGACAACCTTCCACTCAGAATCCCTGTACAGGATGCATACACCATCTCCGGTATCGGAACCGTACCAGTAGGTAGGGTCGAAACAGGTATCATGAAGAAGGGCCAGACTGTAACATTCAATCCAAGTGGCGTAAGCGGTGAAGTCAAGTCAATTGAAATGCACCATGAAGAACATGATCAGGCTGTACCTGGTGACAACATCGGATGGAACGTACGTGGTGTAGGTAAGAACGATGTCCGCAGAGGAGATGTATGTGGACCATCAGACAAGCCACCTTCAGTAGCAGAAGAGTTCACAGGACAGATCGTTGTACTGCAGCACCCATCCGCTATCACAGCAGGATACACACCAGTATTCCACTGCCACACAACCCAGACTGCATGTACTCTCATGTCCATTGACAAGAAACTTGATCCAAAGACAGGTGAAGTCAAGGAAGAGAATGCAACCTTCATTAAGGCTGGAGATGCAGCAATTGTCACCATCAAGCCAACAAGACCAATGGTAATCGAACCTGTAAAGGAAATCCCACAACTCGGTAGATTCGCTATCCGTGATATGGGTATGACCATTGCTGCTGGCATGTGCATGAGTGTTAAACTGAAGCAGTAATACACTCAACTTTTTCCTTTTTTAGGAGATAAACATGTCACAAAAAGCAAGAATCAGATTATCAGGAATCAGTCCTGTAAACCTCGATGGTGTTTGCGATCAGGTAAAAGCTATTGCAGACAGAACAGGGGTAAGTATCGCAGGACCAGTTCCACTACCAACTAAAAAGATGGTAGTACCTGTCCGTAAAAGTCCAAGTGGCGACGGAACTGCTACATGGGATCACTGGGAAATGCGTGTACACAAGAGACTCATTGATATTGCGGCAGATGAGCGTGCACTCAGACAGCTTATGCGCATCCAGGTTCCTAAGGACATTAACATTGAGATAGTACTTCAGAACTAACTATAGTTATTGCTAGCAATAACTATAATCTTTAAGTTACAGATAACATCTGTAACCTTCTACTTCTTATCTTTCAGCGGCACTGAAGAGTGCCTGCTATGAAAGATATTTGGAAAGAACTGCTATATAATATTTTTTTTAGAGGTTCTTCCATTTGGTTAAATACTGCCCAGAGAAATCATCAGTACCGCAAAATATATCTAAACCAGCAACTCATAAAAAATATGGGGTTAAGTTATGAAAGAAAAGGTACTGATATTAGGAGCAGGCTATGCCGGATCGGTGGTAGCAAATATACTAGCCAGAGAATTCAGGAATAAGATTGCCAGGGACGAGTTAGAACTTATCATACTCGATAAAAATGATACAAATATAAATCAGGGTGGCTTTACTTTTATTCCCTTTGAACTTTATACGCCTGAAGAGATTACAAGACCAAGAAAAAAGCTCATCAGTCCAAGAGTAAAAGCCTTTTATGGAGAAGAAGGAGAAGTAACAGCAGTTAATCTTGGAAATAAAGAAGTAACCGTCAAAAGTAACAAAAAGTATGGTTACGATTATCTTGTTATCGCAATGGGTTGCAGGGCTGATGTTAATACGATTCCAGGTCTTAAAGATGATCTTAACACATTCTACACTTCAATAGAAGATGCTTTCAAGGTAAGGGATCTGGTAAAGAATATCAGCGGCGGAAAAGTCGTGATCTCTGTTGCCTCGATGCCTGTCCCTTGTCCCGGTGCACCCGTAAAGTTTACTTTTATGCTAGAAAGTTATTTGCGCAATATTAAGAAGAACAGAGAAGATGTACAAATAACACTGGTCTGGCCCATGGAACCAATAGGACCACCGGAATTTAACAAATTCGTGACTGGCCAATTCAATGAAAAAAATGTTGAAATTGTGAGAAACTTTCAGCTGGCTGAAGTTGATGCAACCCGAAAAGAATTAACATCAAAAACTGGAGAAAAGGTAAATTATGATCTGTTGATCACTGTGCCTCCGCACAAAGCGCCAGAGGTACTAATAAATTCAGGCCTTACGGATGAGAATGGATGGATATCGGCAGATAAAGCTACACTTCAGTATCGTGGTCCTGCTGGCAACCATGACAATGTGTACGTGATTGGAGATCTCGGACCCGCAGACATCCTCAAAACAGGCATTGGTGCACATTATCAGGCAATTGCAATAAGTCAGAACCTGATCAATGATATTTATGGAAATGGCATAAAAACACCTTATGAAGGTGAAACAGGATGTCCCATAGTCACTGAAATAGAAACTCCGAACACAATGGGTAAAGGTTATATTGCCACCTGGAGGTACGGAGTACCCCCCGCACCTTTCACAACCACAAAAATGGGATGGTTCCTGTATCGCATGTATTACCACATACACTGGGATATTAGCGTAAAAGGATTGTTCTGAGGAGGAAGTGAATATGACAGATGAAACTATTACAGATCAGATATCAGGAATTGAAATTACACCGGCTGATGTTGAAGCAGTTCTTGATCTTGTGCGAACAGCCAGAATCCTGCAGGACTATATGAACGATCAGACTGCTCATGGGATAGCACAACTTATGACAACTGTATTAAAGATAACAAATGCAGTAATGAGCACAGATCTTGTTGATGTGATGGAAAGAGGATTACAAGATCCCGAACTTGACAAAGCTCTTCTTGAACCACCAAAAGTAGGCATAGGTGGATTGCTAAAACAAATGCAGGATGAAGACTTCCAGAAAGGTATGGGAGTAATGTTAACGCTGGTTAAAGCTATAGGAAGAGCAACAGAAGATTAAAGTAACTTACTATTCATCTTCTTTTTTATAATCTGACGCAGCATCTAATTCAATTACAAATTTTGCACCTGACAGTTTGTTGTCCTCAACACGTATAGAGCCACCGTACCGTTCAACTGTTTTTTTAGCTATATACAATCCAAATCCGGTATTCCCGGTTTTTCCATACTTGTATCCCTCATCAAAAACTCTGGATTTTACTGCATCAGGAATTCCAATACCATTATCAGCAATTAAAATTTCACAGATGCCATTTTGATTCAATATTTCAATATCGACCTTGCTGGCATTTCCATGAACCAGAGCATTACTGACAATATTATCGAAAACTGAAGCCAGAGCATTATCAGCCATAACCAGACAGTTTCCAGTTACATTGAATTTTGCTGCATGTGCACTTATAGCATTATCCACCAGATTTTTGACATTCAAAAGTTTAAGCTGTTCATCAACAACTGAGACCTGATCAATTTCCTTTACATCTTTTATAAGAGAAGCACTTTTTTGTGAAGCTTTTCTTATCATAGAAATAAATTTTTCATCCCCCTTCTCCTCAAGCAAGTCTAAAGCTCCCATGATGACCTGAAGATCATTAGCAATGTCATGCCTTAGAATACGATTTGTATTACGAAGCATTTCGGTAAGTTTCACCTGCTCTTCCTTTGATCTGAATACTTCATGATAGCGCCTTATATTGGATATCGCAAGTCCTGACGCCTTTGCAAGATCAAAAGCAACACTTAGATACTCATCCAGATTTTCCGGAAAAGCAATGCCATGCACCTCGATAATACCAAAGAGAGTATCTGCCATCAAAACTTTTATCGCGAAACCATCTTCCGTATCAAACACAACATAGCTTTCATCAGAATCTCTCAATTTCATTATGACACCATGTTTGGTTTCAAAGGATTTGCAGTACTGAACTTCTACCTCATCTTCATAAAAAGAATGGTAAACAACATTCTTCGGAGCGAACATTGTACTGAACAATTTACAAATCGATTTGATTTCAACAGATTCATCTGTAATATCAGCAATTGTTTTGATAAAATCAATGTAACTATTCAGCCTGATAAAAACACTATCAATAGCAATCTTGACAAAAAGTTGAGACCTACATTTTATTAGGATCATTAATTTTGATTGTTGTCATTGATTGCTTTTTTGATTCTTAGGTTGTTAGTGAGCAAACATCTCCGTTTTGATTAAATCAGTATCAATAGGCTAATTGTGGTAGGCTGAATAGTTACAAATCAATAGACATAGCATATGAAGCCGCTTTTCTCTGGCATAATTTCAACTGTTTTTGCTTCTTTTCAATACTCCATCGAAGTATAAGGTTATCAAAGACCACACTGAAGTATCCCATCCCAACATTTAATATTTTGAATGGGACATCTACAAATTTGGAAAATTCTTCTGCCTTGAAAACAAAATCGGAATGAATGCCTATGTCCAGAATCAAAATAGATGAATATAATTCAGAAAATGAGGACGCTGAATTATCGTCATACATACCAATAGACCTCAGATTATTCTGCCAGTCTTCCAGCCATCCGGGAGCTACAATAAAAGAACCTGCATCTTCATACTCCTGCAAAGCCTGACTCTCAGTAAACAAGTCATAAATATTTTCAGTCTTATGAATTTTAACAGAGCCAGAATACTCTTCCGGAATGCAAACTTCGGGACATGATGTATCACACAGAAGCAGTATATCATTGTCGCATTTTTGCTCCCTGATGATACCAAGGATTATTTCAGACTTTGGAGTATCCTGAGAAGACTTAAAAAAGGCGCATTTTATCCCTTCATATTGACTTTCAGAATTAAGGATATATTCGATTTCCTGCCGGATATTTACGGGTGCAACAATGTAATGATCATAAAACATAATATTCTACTCCGGGTACTGACCCCATTTTTTTACGGAATCAGAAATATTCATGATAACTTCTGAAGGAACAAGATAAAGTATTTCCCCGTGGTTATCAGAGAGAATATAACCACCGCCATTCGCAGTCTTTTGAATTGCTTCCTTTACATGATATTCAGTATCCTGACGAGTCCAGTGCCGCATCTCAACTCCATTCAGGTTACCCATTACTGACACTTTTCCATTACATTCATTTTTTATTTCTCCAAGGTCTTCCAGTACACTTGTACAAATAATAGAAGTTCCCGTTTCTATAATATCATTTATTATGGGAAGACATCTTCCTGAAGCCATATGAGTTGCAACAGGTGCGTTAATTCTGGGAATTGCACTTTTGGCAACCTTAAATCCTGTTTTCCTGTAAAGTTCAGGCGGAATGATAGTTGAGGACGATACAGGATCAAAGTAACAGATTGCAGTTGCGCCTGACTCTATCTGGGCATTGGCCCACTTGATACAGAATTCTTCATTGATGCGCATAAGTTCTTCAAACTTGTCAGGTTCCTCGTATATCAAATCAAAAAAACGATTAAATCCCATCTGCATAACCGGCAATGCAAAGGGAGACATAACTACTCCAATTATGGGGATATCTTCACCTGCATGTTTCTTGATCAGTTCTGTGGTCTTCAGAACTTTCTGTAATTGTTGCGATTCAAAAACATCAGGCGCTTCCAGCGACCCTATGTTCTCATAATCAGATATTATTGGCTTGCCAGCATTCGGAGGGGCATCAGAGTAGAAAATAGAATTTCTTCCCCATGCTTCAAGCTCAAGTGATGCATAGTAAAAAGAATAGTAGCAATCATGACCATATTTCTGTTGCATTTTTATCTGGCCCTGTGCAACCATTTCAGGCTTTGAGAAATATTTCTCGATAGAAATATTGAATTCTTTTGATCCCTGTGTTGTAAGCAGGTGGAAGAATGGAACTCTATCCGCTTCTTCATAATTAAGGGCTGTCAGGACTCTTTCCATGGGAGTCATTGCTTCACTTTTCATTGCGATAACCCCAGAACATTATATATCTTACTGACAGACTCTGTAGCATCAACTGCCATAGCATCAGCACCAACTTCTTTCCACAGCTGACGGTCAAACAAAAACGGTGCACCCCCCACTATTATTTTTGCTTTGATACCTTCGCGGTCAAAGATATATCTGAGATTTTTGATATTAAGGGCAAGATTAAGCATTAGTGTCGAAACCATCAGAACCTCGATACCATCTTCTTTGACCTTTCTGGCAACTTTTTCAGGCCCCATATCACCATAATCATGCATATTGAATCCATTGGCCTTAAGGAATGAAGAAACGATACGTTTTCCAAGCATATGTTCATCCCCAAGGGTTGTAATACCTATTATTGGCATGTCCTTCCTGTCAGGACTCTCGGCAGGCAGTATAGATTCCATTATTTCCTCACATATCTTGCTTGCCATATACTCCTGCGATAATGCAATTTCGCCACTTGCCCACATAGCTCCGATTTTTTCAAGAGTAGGAGCAATAAGCTCTTGGATAAGCTCAAAAGCATTATCCCCGGTAAATTCTTTTTTTACGATGTTACCTGCTGCAACTCTGTTCAGGGAAAGAAGGGCATTTTCTAGCTCAAAAACGTTATCTCTGTCGACACGCACACCGCCTGGTTCTTTTGTAAAGAATATGCGATTTAATTATATAAAGGTGTTATTAAAAATATGTGAAATTTCGCTGAATTTTGTATCCTGTATAATAGAACATGTATATTTGAATCATGTGATTACGCCTGTGATTTGACGGTTTTACCACATACCTTGCAATCATGTCTTCTGGATACCTTGAGAGTTTCCATCTCCGAATAAAGCCCATTCCAGATGAGAAGCCTGTTTGTCAGAAGTCTACCAGTACCTACCAGATACTTGATAACTTCATTGACCTGTATCATAGCAATTATACCAGGAGTAACACCAACAACTGGAAAGACTTCTGTTGGCGGAGCTGAAGGGAAAACACAGTTGAAACATGCACTTTCCCCGGGAATTATGGTCATAGCCTGCCCGTCAAAACCACTTATAGCTCCATGAATCAGTGGAATACTTTTTTCATAGGCAACTTGATTTAGGAGATAACGGATAGAGTAATTGTCCATGGCATCAACTATGAGATCTGCATCCCCTACAAGCTTCCTGACGTTTGATTCATCTATTGTAAGGTGAAATGTTTCTATATCTATGTGAGGATTTACGGCCTGGAGCTTATCTCCGACAGACGATACCTTTGCTCTGCCGATATCAGCCTCCCAGTGCAGCACCTGTCGGTTAAGATTGCTTAGTTCCACGCAATCGCGATCTGCAATTCTCAGTTGCCCCACACCGGCAACTGCAAGATAAAGTGCAACCGGACATCCAAGTCCTCCTGCACCTGCAATGAAAACCTTTGCATTCTTTAATGCCTTTTGGCCATCTTCACCTAAAAGCATTATTTGCCTGTTGTAACGTTCAAGCTCTTCCTTGCTTAACATGATACACATCCCTCAAATCTGTTAATAATATTCTCTGAAGTAATTCTACATGATAGTTGACCTTTTCCCATGAAAGACTATAGATTACAGGGACTTAGCTTCCGATGGTGTCAACCTTTGAAAGTTCATGTTTTCTGGAGTTCTCAAATAATACTGTACTTCCTTCTATTTCAAGCAACTTATCGATGAGGAAATTAGATATCTTTTCTTCTCATCCAAGTTCTGTGTACATTCCTTCACCGAAGGGAAAAAAGCTATCCTTGCCATTAGGGTTGAGCCTATGAGAGAGAAAAGACTTTAAGACTTAGACGTTATTCACAATTGTGAGTAAGATTCATAAAATATAATCTATTAAAATCAAGAGGAAATCAATATCATGAAATTACCCTGTCAGACAATTGTCTGGGATGTTTTACCTGCCATCAGAGCAGCAATCGCAGAAGAACTTGTTAACTGCGGACTTTCGCAGCAGGAAGTTGCCAAAGAACTGGACATGGCACCTTCAGCTGTTTCACAATACCTCTCCAAGAAAAGAGGTTATCGAATAGTATTTGGAGAAGATATCAAAAAATCCATACGAGTTCTTGCAGAAGATATGAAAGAAAATCGAGTAGATGATCTTGCTGAGAGAATTTGCAGTATTTGCCGGCAATTGCGTGAAGATGGACAGCAGTGCGTCAATGACGAAAACAAAAAATAATATGGTATTCCATATTACATGAAACTCTTCCTGATGAAAAAATATGCTGAAAAAGAAGATTTATCCATCCTTTCAGCTATAACCTATATAGACAGTGCTTCAACCAGTCTTTTCCCGGTCAGCCACCGAAAACAACCTGCATTATACGAATATCATCACCGTTATTGAGTACAGCATCCACAGGAATGATATGACCATCCCTTGACACAAGCACTTCCCCCTGGCTGATCTTCAGCTCACGCAGCAACTCTTCAACAGTAATTGGTCCTAAATTCATTTCTTCGGTTTTACCGGATGGTAATTTTACTTTCATGGTCCTGCCTGAATAGGTGATAGTAAATAAAATTAGGGGTTTTAGACTTTCAGGTTAATACGTTTTTTAGCAGGAGTTATGATAACTCCTGCAACAAAGGTCGAAAAGACCACAATCCAATGCCCGGATTCAAACTGTGATGAATGAGTCCGAAACCTTGGAAAACGTTTTTCTTCACAATTGTGAATACACATAATAGACACCTGTGGTATTTAACACT
Encoded proteins:
- a CDS encoding FAD-dependent oxidoreductase, producing the protein MKEKVLILGAGYAGSVVANILAREFRNKIARDELELIILDKNDTNINQGGFTFIPFELYTPEEITRPRKKLISPRVKAFYGEEGEVTAVNLGNKEVTVKSNKKYGYDYLVIAMGCRADVNTIPGLKDDLNTFYTSIEDAFKVRDLVKNISGGKVVISVASMPVPCPGAPVKFTFMLESYLRNIKKNREDVQITLVWPMEPIGPPEFNKFVTGQFNEKNVEIVRNFQLAEVDATRKELTSKTGEKVNYDLLITVPPHKAPEVLINSGLTDENGWISADKATLQYRGPAGNHDNVYVIGDLGPADILKTGIGAHYQAIAISQNLINDIYGNGIKTPYEGETGCPIVTEIETPNTMGKGYIATWRYGVPPAPFTTTKMGWFLYRMYYHIHWDISVKGLF
- a CDS encoding DUF1641 domain-containing protein is translated as MTDETITDQISGIEITPADVEAVLDLVRTARILQDYMNDQTAHGIAQLMTTVLKITNAVMSTDLVDVMERGLQDPELDKALLEPPKVGIGGLLKQMQDEDFQKGMGVMLTLVKAIGRATED
- a CDS encoding HAMP domain-containing sensor histidine kinase — protein: MKLRDSDESYVVFDTEDGFAIKVLMADTLFGIIEVHGIAFPENLDEYLSVAFDLAKASGLAISNIRRYHEVFRSKEEQVKLTEMLRNTNRILRHDIANDLQVIMGALDLLEEKGDEKFISMIRKASQKSASLIKDVKEIDQVSVVDEQLKLLNVKNLVDNAISAHAAKFNVTGNCLVMADNALASVFDNIVSNALVHGNASKVDIEILNQNGICEILIADNGIGIPDAVKSRVFDEGYKYGKTGNTGFGLYIAKKTVERYGGSIRVEDNKLSGAKFVIELDAASDYKKEDE
- a CDS encoding DUF1638 domain-containing protein, with the protein product MFYDHYIVAPVNIRQEIEYILNSESQYEGIKCAFFKSSQDTPKSEIILGIIREQKCDNDILLLCDTSCPEVCIPEEYSGSVKIHKTENIYDLFTESQALQEYEDAGSFIVAPGWLEDWQNNLRSIGMYDDNSASSFSELYSSILILDIGIHSDFVFKAEEFSKFVDVPFKILNVGMGYFSVVFDNLILRWSIEKKQKQLKLCQRKAASYAMSIDL
- a CDS encoding uroporphyrinogen decarboxylase family protein — its product is MKSEAMTPMERVLTALNYEEADRVPFFHLLTTQGSKEFNISIEKYFSKPEMVAQGQIKMQQKYGHDCYYSFYYASLELEAWGRNSIFYSDAPPNAGKPIISDYENIGSLEAPDVFESQQLQKVLKTTELIKKHAGEDIPIIGVVMSPFALPVMQMGFNRFFDLIYEEPDKFEELMRINEEFCIKWANAQIESGATAICYFDPVSSSTIIPPELYRKTGFKVAKSAIPRINAPVATHMASGRCLPIINDIIETGTSIICTSVLEDLGEIKNECNGKVSVMGNLNGVEMRHWTRQDTEYHVKEAIQKTANGGGYILSDNHGEILYLVPSEVIMNISDSVKKWGQYPE
- a CDS encoding cobalamin-dependent protein (Presence of a B(12) (cobalamin)-binding domain implies dependence on cobalamin itself, in one of its several forms, or in some unusual lineages, dependence on a cobalamin-like analog.), which translates into the protein MRVDRDNVFELENALLSLNRVAAGNIVKKEFTGDNAFELIQELIAPTLEKIGAMWASGEIALSQEYMASKICEEIMESILPAESPDRKDMPIIGITTLGDEHMLGKRIVSSFLKANGFNMHDYGDMGPEKVARKVKEDGIEVLMVSTLMLNLALNIKNLRYIFDREGIKAKIIVGGAPFLFDRQLWKEVGADAMAVDATESVSKIYNVLGLSQ